The Coffea arabica cultivar ET-39 chromosome 8e, Coffea Arabica ET-39 HiFi, whole genome shotgun sequence genome window below encodes:
- the LOC113704063 gene encoding protein DETOXIFICATION 56-like, producing MASKLEENTADKLHLEPCSPSSPKERWSGNMVSLILSELKVQRGITVPMLAMNFTWFARIAVTTAFLGRLGELSLAGGTLGATFSNVTGFAVLNGLCCAMEPICGQAFGAKNFKLLHKTLVMAIIVLLVASVPISILWLYVDKILIQFGQQEEISVAVRKYLLYLLPDLVVYSFLSPLKSYLSTQSLAVPIMLSSAFGLGFHVPITMLLSRARGFEGVSMAVWMSDLVVVVLLAFYVLIAEHGKRGNWNGGGWWEQGIHDWKRLLKLCGPCCITTCLEWWCYEILMLLTGRLPNAKQAIGILAIVMNFDYLLYSVMISLSTSASVRISNELGANQVGPAYRSAYISVGISVISGIIGASVMVSARDSWGGLFSHEKGITSNVKKMLLIMAVTEVFNFPLVVCGGIVRGTARPKLAMYANITGFYLFALPVGAVLAFKIHLGLPGILIGFLSGCIVCLVLLVVFIARIDWKDEARKARSLTSSPVEEEIKDHEDHKNSGVNNVAL from the coding sequence ATGGCATCGAAACTAGAAGAAAACACAGCAGACAAACTTCATCTTGAGCCTTGTTCACCTTCAAGTCCCAAAGAAAGATGGTCTGGGAACATGGTATCTTTGATCCTTTCGGAGTTAAAAGTGCAACGAGGTATAACAGTTCCAATGTTGGCAATGAATTTTACATGGTTTGCAAGGATTGCCGTCACAACTGCATTTCTTGGACGGCTTGGTGAGCTTTCCTTGGCTGGTGGTACACTTGGTGCCACCTTTTCTAATGTGACCGGTTTCGCAGTCTTAAACGGGCTCTGTTGTGCCATGGAACCCATATGTGGTCAGGCCTTTGGAGCTAAGAACTTTAAGCTTCTTCACAAGACCCTTGTCATGGCAATCATTGTACTGTTGGTGGCAAGCGTACCCATTTCTATCTTGTGGCTTTACGTTGACAAGATCCTCATTCAGTTTGGCCAGCAAGAAGAAATTTCGGTTGCCGTGAGGAAATACCTACTGTATCTCCTTCCTGATTTAGTTGTCTATTCATTCTTGAGCCCTTTGAAATCCTACCTAAGCACACAAAGTCTAGCTGTTCCTATAATGTTGAGCTCAGCTTTTGGATTAGGCTTTCATGTGCCCATCACCATGTTACTCTCAAGAGCAAGGGGCTTCGAAGGAGTGTCCATGGCAGTTTGGATGAGTGATCTTGTAGTAGTCGTTCTACTCGCCTTCTATGTTTTGATAGCAGAACATGGAAAGCGAGGGAACTGGAATGGAGGAGGCTGGTGGGAGCAAGGAATTCATGACTGGAAGAGGTTGCTAAAACTTTGTGGTCCTTGTTGCATCACCACTTGCCTTGAATGGTGGTGCTACGAGATCTTAATGCTGCTAACCGGAAGGCTTCCAAATGCCAAACAAGCAATTGGAATCCTAGCAATTGTAATGAATTTTGACTACTTACTTTATTCAGTGATGATTTCACTATCGACCTCTGCATCTGTTCGCATCTCAAATGAGCTTGGAGCAAACCAGGTTGGCCCTGCTTATCGATCAGCATACATATCTGTAGGCATTAGTGTAATCTCAGGCATTATTGGAGCGTCTGTAATGGTATCAGCAAGAGACAGCTGGGGCGGTTTATTTAGCCACGAAAAAGGAATCACGAGCAATGTGAAAAAGATGCTGTTGATAATGGCTGTAACAGAAGTTTTTAACTTTCCATTGGTAGTTTGTGGAGGAATAGTACGAGGAACGGCTAGACCAAAATTGGCCATGTATGCCAATATCACGGGTTTCTATTTGTTTGCCTTACCCGTTGGAGCTGTTTTGGCTTTCAAGATCCATCTTGGCCTTCCTGGGATATTGATAGGCTTCTTAAGTGGATGCATTGTTTGCTTGGTTCTGTTGGTGGTTTTTATAGCACGGATCGACTGGAAGGATGAAGCAAGGAAGGCAAGATCGCTGACTTCATCCCCTGTGGAGGAGGAGATCAAGGATCACGAAGACCACAAGAATTCTGGAGTAAATAATGTTGCATTATGA